The proteins below are encoded in one region of Paenibacillus sp. YYML68:
- the argH gene encoding argininosuccinate lyase, whose protein sequence is MSKLWGGRFTKKTDQLVEEYTASIMFDKELAEEDVQGSLAHVTMLGKCGILPLDDVEKIKDGLLKVQGMIRRGDLEFSVSDEDIHMNIEKALIDEVGSVGGKLHTGRSRNDQVATDMHLWLRKRVVEFVGLLNKVQEALIEQAKQNLDTIVPGYTHLQRAQPILFAHHLLAYVSMFQRDAERLADSYKRVNVLPLGAGALAGTTFPIDRHYVAEQLGFDRVYENSLDAVSDRDFILEFLSNASMIMMHLSRLSEEFVMWSSTEFRFVELDDAFCTGSSIMPQKKNPDVAELVRGKTGRVYGNLMGLLTVLKSLPLAYNKDMQEDKEGMFDTVRTLQGALQLYAPMISTMKVNKDRMRQAVNQDFSNATDIADYLVNKGMPFRQAHEVIGKTVLYCIQNQKYLLDLTIAEYHQFSSLFDQDIYHVLQPETVVNARNVYGGTGTAQVTAAIARAEAVLAESNAWFDEFFTRSR, encoded by the coding sequence GTGTCTAAGCTATGGGGTGGACGATTTACGAAGAAAACCGACCAGCTGGTCGAGGAATATACAGCCTCCATTATGTTCGACAAGGAGCTCGCGGAGGAGGATGTGCAGGGCAGTCTCGCACACGTGACGATGCTCGGCAAGTGCGGCATTCTTCCGCTCGATGATGTGGAGAAGATCAAGGACGGCCTGCTCAAGGTGCAGGGCATGATTCGCCGCGGCGATCTGGAGTTCTCGGTAAGCGACGAGGATATTCATATGAACATTGAGAAGGCGCTGATCGACGAGGTCGGCTCCGTAGGCGGCAAGCTGCACACTGGACGCAGCCGTAACGATCAGGTGGCGACCGATATGCATCTGTGGCTGCGCAAGCGCGTCGTCGAGTTCGTCGGCCTGCTGAACAAGGTGCAGGAGGCGCTCATCGAGCAGGCGAAGCAAAATCTCGACACGATCGTACCCGGCTACACGCATCTGCAGCGTGCCCAGCCGATCTTGTTCGCGCACCATCTGCTGGCGTATGTGTCGATGTTCCAGCGTGACGCGGAGCGTCTTGCGGACAGCTACAAGCGCGTCAACGTGCTGCCGCTCGGCGCTGGCGCTCTCGCCGGCACGACGTTCCCGATCGACCGCCATTACGTGGCGGAGCAGCTCGGCTTCGACCGTGTGTACGAGAATTCGCTCGATGCGGTGAGCGACCGCGACTTCATTCTGGAGTTTCTGTCGAATGCGTCGATGATTATGATGCACCTGTCCCGTCTGAGCGAGGAGTTCGTCATGTGGTCGAGCACCGAGTTCCGCTTCGTCGAGCTCGATGACGCGTTCTGCACAGGCAGCAGCATTATGCCGCAGAAGAAGAACCCGGACGTCGCCGAGCTCGTGCGCGGCAAGACCGGACGCGTCTACGGCAACTTGATGGGACTTCTCACTGTGCTGAAGTCGCTGCCGCTGGCCTACAACAAGGACATGCAGGAGGACAAGGAAGGCATGTTCGATACGGTTCGCACGCTGCAGGGCGCGCTCCAGCTGTATGCGCCGATGATCAGCACGATGAAGGTGAACAAGGATCGGATGAGACAGGCGGTCAACCAAGATTTCTCCAACGCGACCGACATTGCGGACTACCTGGTGAACAAGGGCATGCCGTTCCGCCAAGCGCACGAGGTAATCGGCAAGACGGTGCTATATTGCATCCAGAACCAGAAATATTTGCTCGACCTGACGATCGCCGAGTACCACCAGTTCTCGTCGCTGTTCGATCAGGACATCTACCACGTGCTGCAGCCGGAGACGGTCGTCAACGCGCGTAACGTATACGGCGGCACGGGTACGGCGCAGGTGACAGCGGCGATCGCACGTGCGGAGGCCGTATTGGCCGAGTCGAACGCTTGGTTCGATGAATTTTTCACTAGAAGTCGGTAA
- a CDS encoding argininosuccinate synthase, producing MAKQKIVLAYSGGLDTSIILKWLKETYDAEIIAFTADIGQKEELDGLEEKALATGASKVYIDDLREEFARDFIFPMFQAGALYEGQYLLGTSIARPLIAKRMVEIARAEGATAIAHGATGKGNDQVRFELTAAALTPDVEVIAPWRLEEFRETFPGRAEMIAYAEKHGINVVASAAKPYSMDRNLLHISYESGVLEDPWFDASAPENKAMYLLSVDPEDAPDEAEYVELEFEQGNCVAVNGERMIPLHIMEKLNELGGKHGVGRVDMVENRFVGMKSRGVYETPGGAILFTAHRKIESITMDREVMHLRDSLIPKYATLVYNGFWYAPERLAIQALVTESQKNVSGTVRVKLYKGNVMAAGVKSPVSLYNPHIATMEADPTKAYDQGDATGFIRLNALRLRVAAGVQQQADSK from the coding sequence ATGGCAAAGCAAAAAATCGTATTAGCGTATTCGGGCGGACTGGACACGTCCATTATTTTGAAGTGGCTGAAGGAAACGTACGACGCTGAAATTATCGCGTTCACGGCCGATATCGGCCAGAAGGAAGAGCTGGACGGTCTGGAGGAGAAGGCGCTTGCGACAGGCGCGTCGAAGGTGTACATCGACGATCTGCGCGAGGAGTTCGCGCGCGACTTCATTTTCCCTATGTTCCAGGCAGGCGCTCTGTACGAGGGTCAATACTTGCTCGGCACGAGCATCGCGCGTCCGCTGATCGCCAAGCGCATGGTCGAGATTGCACGCGCTGAGGGCGCAACGGCGATCGCACACGGCGCGACAGGTAAAGGTAACGACCAGGTGCGCTTCGAGCTGACAGCTGCTGCGCTGACACCGGATGTCGAAGTGATCGCGCCTTGGCGTCTCGAGGAGTTCCGTGAGACGTTCCCGGGACGTGCGGAGATGATCGCGTACGCGGAGAAGCACGGCATCAACGTCGTCGCATCGGCGGCGAAGCCGTATTCGATGGACCGCAACCTGCTGCACATCAGCTATGAGAGCGGCGTGCTGGAGGACCCTTGGTTCGATGCGAGCGCACCGGAGAACAAGGCAATGTACTTGCTCAGCGTTGATCCAGAGGATGCACCGGATGAGGCAGAATATGTGGAGCTGGAGTTCGAGCAAGGCAACTGCGTAGCGGTGAACGGCGAGCGCATGATTCCGCTGCACATTATGGAGAAGCTCAACGAGCTCGGCGGCAAGCATGGCGTAGGCCGTGTCGATATGGTTGAGAACCGCTTCGTTGGTATGAAGAGCCGCGGCGTCTATGAGACACCGGGCGGTGCGATTCTGTTCACGGCTCACCGCAAGATCGAGTCGATCACGATGGACCGTGAAGTGATGCATCTGCGCGACTCGCTCATTCCGAAGTACGCGACACTCGTGTACAACGGCTTCTGGTATGCGCCGGAGCGCCTTGCGATCCAAGCGCTCGTAACCGAGAGCCAGAAGAACGTATCCGGTACGGTACGTGTGAAGCTGTACAAGGGCAACGTGATGGCCGCAGGCGTGAAGAGCCCGGTCAGCTTGTACAACCCGCATATCGCGACGATGGAGGCCGACCCGACGAAGGCTTACGATCAGGGAGATGCGACGGGCTTCATTCGTCTGAACGCGCTTCGTCTGCGTGTAGCAGCGGGCGTACAGCAGCAAGCGGACAGCAAGTAA
- the argF gene encoding ornithine carbamoyltransferase gives MTETAQQDIALQLRGRDFIGLVDYSPEEIRYLIDLAIELKKKQKAGEVYQPLKGKTLGMIFEKSSTRTRVSFEVGMYQLGGHALFLSKNDLQIGRGETIADTAQTMSRYLDGIMIRTYAHRTVIELARNATIPVINGLTDLSHPCQALADYQTVLEKKGRLAGLKVAYIGDGNNMVHSLLMGAAKLGINFAVATPEGYEPDENVLALSRETAAKTGASIYIGNDAKEAISNADVIYTDVWASMGFEAEQKEREQAFKNYQVNEELVKYAKSDYIFMHCLPAHRGEEVSEGVIDGPNSVIFDQAENRLHAQKAVMAATM, from the coding sequence ATGACGGAAACCGCGCAGCAGGACATCGCGTTACAATTGAGAGGTCGCGACTTCATCGGTCTCGTCGATTACAGCCCGGAGGAGATCCGGTACTTGATCGACCTTGCGATCGAACTGAAGAAGAAGCAGAAGGCAGGCGAGGTGTACCAACCGCTGAAGGGGAAGACGCTCGGCATGATTTTCGAAAAATCGTCGACGCGCACTCGCGTCTCGTTCGAGGTGGGCATGTACCAGCTCGGCGGACACGCGCTCTTCCTGAGCAAGAACGATCTGCAGATCGGACGCGGCGAGACGATCGCCGATACGGCGCAGACGATGAGCCGTTACCTCGACGGCATCATGATTCGGACGTACGCGCATCGCACGGTCATCGAGCTGGCGCGCAACGCAACGATTCCGGTCATCAACGGCTTGACCGACCTGTCTCACCCCTGCCAGGCGCTCGCGGATTACCAGACAGTGCTGGAGAAGAAGGGCCGCCTTGCAGGACTGAAGGTCGCGTACATCGGCGACGGCAACAACATGGTTCACTCGCTGCTCATGGGCGCTGCCAAGCTCGGCATCAACTTCGCGGTGGCGACACCGGAAGGCTACGAGCCGGATGAGAACGTGCTGGCGCTGTCGCGTGAGACGGCTGCCAAGACAGGCGCTTCGATCTACATCGGCAACGATGCGAAGGAAGCGATCTCGAACGCCGACGTCATCTACACCGACGTATGGGCGAGCATGGGCTTCGAGGCGGAGCAGAAGGAGCGGGAGCAGGCGTTCAAGAACTACCAGGTGAACGAGGAGCTCGTGAAGTACGCGAAGTCGGACTACATCTTCATGCACTGCCTGCCTGCACACCGCGGCGAGGAAGTGTCGGAGGGCGTTATCGACGGCCCGAACTCGGTTATTTTCGACCAGGCGGAGAACCGTCTGCATGCACAGAAGGCTGTTATGGCGGCGACGATGTAG
- a CDS encoding acetylornithine transaminase produces MGEAHSALFPNYARYPFTFVKGEGSRLWDEQGNEYLDLMCGLAVTNLGHAPKQVTERLKEQVDTLWHTSNLFRIPNQEKLAELLVANSCGDAVFFCNSGAEANEAAIKIARRYYQKVLGQPERYEIITFNMSFHGRTLATLTATGQDKVKEGFAPLPEGFVYAPFNDAAAVEKLISGKTCAVMLEMVQGEGGVNPADPAFVKAVAELCEKHGLLLIIDEIQTGVGRTGKLFAYEHYGIEPDLFTLAKGLGSGMPIGALLGKEKLREALAAGSHGTTFGGNYLSTTAGLATLETILNEKLSERAAELGDYIQSELKTRLADNPLVDQIRGLGLLIGIQLTIPAGDLIKTIHEQKVLVVPAGPNVIRLAPSLLITKEELDRGLDTVCQTLAKAAGAAV; encoded by the coding sequence ATGGGAGAAGCTCATAGCGCGTTGTTTCCGAACTACGCCAGATACCCGTTTACATTCGTGAAGGGAGAAGGCAGCCGCTTGTGGGATGAGCAGGGCAACGAATATTTGGACCTGATGTGCGGCCTCGCGGTGACGAACCTCGGCCACGCGCCGAAGCAGGTGACCGAGCGCCTGAAGGAGCAGGTCGACACGCTGTGGCACACGAGCAACCTGTTCCGCATTCCGAACCAGGAGAAGCTGGCGGAGTTGCTCGTCGCGAACAGCTGCGGCGACGCGGTGTTCTTCTGCAACAGCGGTGCGGAGGCGAACGAGGCGGCGATCAAGATCGCACGCCGTTATTACCAGAAGGTGCTCGGGCAGCCGGAGCGCTATGAGATTATCACCTTCAACATGTCGTTCCACGGCCGTACGCTCGCGACGCTGACGGCGACCGGGCAGGATAAGGTGAAGGAAGGCTTCGCGCCGCTGCCAGAGGGCTTCGTCTATGCGCCGTTCAACGATGCGGCTGCGGTCGAGAAGCTCATCTCGGGCAAGACGTGCGCCGTCATGCTGGAGATGGTGCAGGGCGAGGGTGGCGTGAACCCGGCGGACCCGGCCTTCGTGAAGGCGGTAGCGGAGCTGTGTGAGAAGCACGGACTGCTGCTCATCATCGATGAGATTCAGACTGGTGTCGGTCGTACGGGCAAGCTGTTCGCCTACGAGCATTACGGCATCGAGCCAGACCTGTTCACCTTGGCGAAGGGACTTGGCAGCGGCATGCCGATCGGCGCACTGCTCGGTAAGGAGAAGCTGCGCGAGGCGCTCGCAGCAGGCTCGCACGGCACGACGTTCGGCGGCAACTACTTGTCGACGACAGCAGGTCTTGCAACGCTCGAGACGATTCTCAATGAGAAGCTGTCCGAGCGTGCAGCGGAGCTCGGCGACTATATCCAGAGCGAGCTGAAGACACGCCTTGCGGATAACCCGCTCGTGGACCAAATTCGCGGCCTCGGCCTCTTGATCGGTATTCAGCTGACAATTCCGGCTGGCGATCTGATCAAGACGATTCATGAGCAGAAGGTGCTGGTCGTTCCGGCTGGACCGAACGTCATTCGTCTCGCGCCGAGCCTGCTCATTACGAAGGAAGAGCTGGATCGCGGCCTGGATACGGTGTGTCAGACACTCGCGAAGGCGGCAGGCGCAGCGGTATAA
- the argB gene encoding acetylglutamate kinase: protein MFVMKCGGSTLAALPDVFFEDLHKLHAEGLTPVIVHGGGPAISGTLGKLGIETEFVNGLRKTNEDVLDVVEMVLSGQINKQIVRKIQLAGAKAIGLSGVDGTLIQAKPVANADEVGLVGDVTSVNAELIRGVVAMGCIPVIAPVGIGADGAQRYNINADTAAGAVASQLGVERMIVVTDVPGIMKNVDGEKRVLPAVTVQEIEDMIASGDIYGGMIPKVRAAVQCIQGDVREVVIVDGSVPEVLSKALKQGNIGTRIMR, encoded by the coding sequence ATGTTCGTGATGAAATGCGGCGGCAGCACGCTAGCTGCTTTGCCAGATGTTTTTTTTGAGGATCTACATAAGCTTCACGCGGAAGGACTGACACCGGTCATCGTGCACGGGGGCGGTCCAGCGATCTCGGGTACGCTCGGCAAGCTCGGCATCGAGACCGAGTTCGTGAATGGGCTGCGCAAGACGAACGAGGATGTGCTCGATGTCGTCGAGATGGTATTGTCCGGTCAGATCAACAAGCAGATCGTACGCAAAATCCAGCTCGCCGGCGCGAAGGCGATCGGCCTGTCTGGCGTCGACGGCACACTCATTCAAGCGAAGCCTGTTGCGAACGCGGACGAGGTCGGACTCGTCGGCGACGTCACGAGCGTCAACGCGGAGCTGATTCGCGGCGTTGTCGCCATGGGCTGCATCCCGGTCATCGCACCGGTCGGGATCGGCGCAGACGGCGCGCAGCGCTATAACATCAATGCCGATACGGCAGCGGGAGCGGTCGCGTCCCAGCTCGGTGTCGAGCGCATGATCGTCGTCACCGATGTGCCGGGCATTATGAAGAACGTCGACGGTGAGAAGCGAGTATTGCCTGCTGTCACCGTGCAGGAGATCGAGGACATGATCGCCAGTGGCGACATCTACGGAGGTATGATTCCGAAGGTGCGCGCGGCGGTGCAGTGCATTCAGGGCGATGTGCGCGAGGTCGTCATCGTCGACGGCTCGGTGCCGGAGGTGCTCAGCAAGGCGCTGAAGCAGGGGAACATCGGCACGCGCATTATGCGATAG
- the argJ gene encoding bifunctional glutamate N-acetyltransferase/amino-acid acetyltransferase ArgJ, whose amino-acid sequence MNSNSKQFVVVPEGSVTTPKGFRAGGLHCGLKKTERHDLGVIVCDVPANAAGVYTLNQFQAAPLRVTQESIAQGGQLQVMLVNSGNANACTGQQGEADARTMRASAAKAFGVAEHLVGVTSTGVIGELLPMGKVEAGIERLPAGVKPDGGDDFCQAILTTDLVKKEVCVSVTVGVHTVHIAGAAKGSGMIHPNMATMLGFITTDAVIGSTQLQQLLNESTDSTFNMITVDGDTSTNDMVVVMASSLAGNEALTPDHPDWAAFAAGFQYVGEVLAKAIARDGEGATKLIEVTVAHAASREAARAIAKTVIGSSLVKSACFGADANWGRIIAAVGRAGFPVQTETVDIRLGDIAVLAQSRPVRFDEERAAEYLKGELVQIHVDLNMGDATATAWGCDLTYDYVRINAAYRT is encoded by the coding sequence ATGAATTCGAATTCGAAGCAATTTGTAGTGGTGCCGGAGGGCTCGGTGACGACGCCTAAGGGCTTCCGTGCCGGAGGTCTTCATTGCGGGTTGAAAAAAACAGAGCGCCATGACCTCGGCGTTATCGTCTGCGACGTTCCCGCGAACGCGGCTGGCGTCTATACGCTGAACCAATTCCAAGCGGCGCCGCTGCGCGTCACGCAGGAAAGCATCGCCCAAGGCGGTCAGCTGCAGGTCATGCTCGTCAACAGCGGCAACGCGAACGCGTGTACGGGCCAGCAGGGCGAGGCTGACGCCCGCACGATGCGCGCCTCCGCCGCCAAGGCGTTCGGCGTCGCCGAGCACCTCGTCGGCGTCACCTCCACCGGCGTCATCGGCGAGCTATTGCCGATGGGCAAGGTCGAAGCGGGCATCGAGCGTCTGCCAGCTGGCGTCAAGCCAGACGGCGGCGACGACTTCTGCCAGGCGATCCTCACGACCGACCTCGTCAAGAAGGAGGTCTGCGTCAGCGTCACTGTCGGCGTCCACACCGTCCACATCGCAGGCGCCGCCAAGGGCTCGGGCATGATTCACCCGAACATGGCCACCATGCTCGGCTTCATTACCACCGATGCCGTCATCGGCAGCACGCAGCTGCAGCAGCTCTTGAACGAGTCCACGGACTCGACCTTCAATATGATCACCGTCGACGGCGACACCAGCACGAACGACATGGTCGTCGTCATGGCGAGCAGCCTCGCCGGCAACGAAGCCCTAACGCCGGACCATCCAGACTGGGCGGCCTTCGCCGCAGGCTTCCAATATGTAGGCGAAGTCCTCGCCAAAGCGATCGCCCGCGACGGCGAAGGCGCAACGAAGCTCATCGAGGTCACCGTCGCCCACGCCGCTTCCCGTGAAGCCGCCCGCGCCATCGCGAAGACCGTCATCGGCTCGAGCCTCGTCAAGTCCGCCTGCTTCGGTGCAGACGCCAACTGGGGCCGCATCATCGCCGCCGTCGGCCGCGCCGGCTTCCCGGTCCAGACCGAGACGGTCGACATCCGCCTCGGCGATATCGCCGTGCTCGCGCAATCGCGCCCTGTCCGCTTCGACGAGGAGCGCGCCGCCGAGTACCTGAAGGGCGAGCTCGTTCAGATCCACGTCGATCTGAACATGGGCGATGCCACCGCCACCGCCTGGGGCTGCGACCTGACGTACGACTACGTCCGCATTAATGCCGCGTACCGAACGTAA
- the argC gene encoding N-acetyl-gamma-glutamyl-phosphate reductase: MSTKVRAAIVGSTGYGGVELIRLLLTHPQVEITSVISSSTAGVPIADGYPHLNQIVTDNLDGIDIEVIRSKADVVFLATPHGVSIALSPQLIDAGLKVIDLSGDFRLKEGQVYEEWYKHAPADPAYLEKAVYGLCELFGDEVPGATFISNPGCYPTATILGLAPLAANRMIDMKSIIVDAKSGVSGAGRGLSQVVHYAEINENFLAYKVNRHQHTPEIEQALGRLAGETPVITFTTHLVPMTRGIMSTIYVNLNETKSEDDIFALYRSYYEGRSFVRIRNKGKYPGTKEVSGSNYCDIGLSLDARTGRLTIISVIDNMVKGAAGQAIQNLNIMMGWDETTGLAFTPVYP, translated from the coding sequence ATGTCTACGAAAGTAAGAGCGGCGATCGTCGGATCGACCGGCTATGGCGGCGTGGAGCTTATTCGCTTGCTGCTCACGCATCCACAGGTGGAAATTACGTCGGTTATCTCGTCCTCGACGGCGGGCGTACCGATTGCGGACGGCTATCCGCACTTGAACCAGATTGTAACCGACAACTTAGACGGTATAGATATTGAAGTGATCCGCAGCAAGGCCGATGTCGTATTCCTCGCAACCCCGCATGGAGTCAGCATTGCGCTGTCGCCGCAGCTGATCGACGCAGGACTGAAGGTTATCGACCTGTCGGGCGACTTCCGCTTGAAGGAAGGCCAAGTGTACGAGGAGTGGTATAAGCACGCACCGGCAGACCCTGCCTATCTGGAGAAGGCTGTATACGGACTATGCGAGCTGTTCGGCGATGAGGTGCCGGGCGCGACGTTCATCTCGAATCCAGGCTGCTATCCGACAGCGACGATCCTTGGGCTGGCGCCGCTTGCGGCGAACCGTATGATTGACATGAAGTCGATCATCGTCGATGCGAAGTCGGGCGTATCCGGAGCAGGCCGCGGCTTGAGCCAGGTCGTTCACTATGCGGAGATTAACGAGAATTTCCTCGCGTACAAGGTGAACCGTCACCAGCATACGCCAGAGATCGAGCAGGCGCTCGGACGATTAGCAGGCGAGACGCCGGTCATCACGTTCACGACCCATCTCGTACCGATGACGCGCGGCATTATGTCGACGATCTATGTGAATCTGAACGAGACGAAGAGCGAGGACGACATCTTCGCGCTGTACCGCAGCTATTACGAGGGCCGCTCCTTCGTCCGTATTCGGAATAAGGGCAAGTATCCGGGCACGAAGGAAGTATCCGGCTCGAACTATTGCGATATCGGGCTGTCGCTGGACGCGCGCACGGGACGACTTACCATCATCTCGGTCATCGACAACATGGTGAAGGGCGCGGCCGGTCAGGCCATTCAGAACTTGAATATCATGATGGGCTGGGACGAGACGACAGGGCTGGCGTTTACTCCGGTTTATCCATAA
- a CDS encoding YitT family protein, translating into MWSVLLEYILLCVGSLLIAVSFNMFFYPNQLASGGVTGLSIIVDRLFGIAPYFTQWGLNVPLFLAGLVLLGRQFGVKTAIGSVLLPLLVFLTQDVPRLSSNILLASIYGGIMLGIGIGLVYRGRGSTGGFSVAAQILHKYTGLSFGLSVALLDGLVIVAAGYFISLENAMYALIGLFVTSKTINIVQIGLSYSKVAFIISPAEEELREAILFELDRGLTRLQATGGYTGEERNVLMVVVGQTEVNKLKTIVRSVDPGAFVILSDTNEVLGEGFSMGGPV; encoded by the coding sequence GTGTGGAGCGTGCTGCTCGAATACATCTTGCTGTGTGTAGGGTCGCTGCTGATCGCGGTTAGCTTCAATATGTTCTTCTACCCGAATCAGCTCGCATCCGGCGGGGTGACGGGACTCAGCATTATCGTCGATCGCCTGTTCGGCATCGCGCCGTACTTCACGCAGTGGGGGCTCAATGTGCCGCTCTTCCTTGCGGGGCTCGTGCTGCTCGGTCGGCAGTTCGGGGTGAAGACGGCGATCGGCTCGGTGCTGCTGCCGCTGCTTGTGTTCTTGACACAGGACGTTCCGCGCTTGTCGAGCAACATCCTGCTGGCTAGCATATACGGAGGTATCATGCTCGGCATCGGCATTGGTCTTGTGTATCGCGGACGAGGCTCGACGGGAGGGTTCTCGGTAGCGGCGCAAATATTACATAAGTATACAGGACTCAGCTTCGGCTTGAGCGTAGCGCTGCTGGACGGACTCGTCATCGTGGCGGCGGGATACTTCATCTCATTGGAAAATGCGATGTACGCGCTCATCGGGCTATTCGTCACGAGCAAGACGATCAACATCGTGCAAATTGGACTAAGCTACTCGAAGGTCGCCTTCATCATATCTCCAGCTGAGGAGGAGCTTCGCGAGGCGATATTGTTCGAGCTCGACCGCGGCTTGACGCGGCTGCAGGCGACCGGTGGGTATACCGGCGAGGAGCGCAACGTGCTCATGGTCGTCGTCGGCCAGACGGAGGTCAACAAGCTGAAGACGATCGTCCGTTCGGTCGATCCGGGCGCCTTCGTCATACTGAGCGATACGAACGAGGTGCTCGGTGAAGGCTTCAGCATGGGCGGTCCGGTATGA
- the prfB gene encoding peptide chain release factor 2 (programmed frameshift) yields MLEAEVKRDLLETAKRLAELRGSLDLDLKLEQIADFEEKMSAPDFWDDNERAQKLIGEMNAVKGSVDQFQKLASEFDDLEVMVELMQEEADEAMAEDITGGITALVKKLEAFELQLLLSQPYDKLNAILELHPGAGGTESQDWAEMLLRMYRRWAEQRDFKVEVLDYLPGDEAGVKSVTLLIKGYNAYGYLKAEKGVHRLVRISPFDASGRRHTSFVSCDVMPEIDDDVEVDIRTEDLKVDTYRASGAGGQHINTTDSAVRITHMPTGVVVSCQTERSQIKNRERAMKMLRSKLYELKIEEQKKNLAEIRGEVSDIAWGSQIRSYVFHPYSMVKDHRTQTETGNVGAVMDGDLDMFIDAYLRQQITKPSSES; encoded by the exons ATGTTAGAGGCAGAGGTTAAGCGGGATTTACTAGAAACGGCCAAGCGATTGGCTGAGCTTAGGGGGTCTCTT GACTTAGATCTGAAGCTGGAGCAGATCGCGGATTTCGAGGAGAAGATGTCGGCGCCGGACTTCTGGGACGACAATGAGCGTGCGCAGAAGTTGATCGGCGAGATGAACGCAGTGAAGGGAAGCGTCGATCAGTTCCAGAAGCTGGCGTCAGAGTTCGATGACTTGGAGGTCATGGTCGAGCTGATGCAGGAGGAAGCGGACGAGGCGATGGCTGAGGATATTACGGGGGGCATCACGGCACTGGTCAAAAAGCTGGAGGCGTTCGAGCTGCAGCTGCTGCTCAGCCAGCCGTACGATAAGCTGAACGCGATTCTCGAGCTGCACCCAGGAGCGGGCGGCACAGAGTCGCAGGACTGGGCGGAGATGCTGCTGCGCATGTACCGCCGATGGGCGGAGCAGCGCGACTTCAAGGTCGAGGTGCTCGACTATTTGCCCGGAGATGAGGCGGGCGTGAAGAGCGTGACGCTGCTCATTAAAGGGTATAATGCATACGGATACTTGAAGGCGGAGAAGGGCGTGCATCGTCTCGTGCGCATCTCGCCGTTCGACGCTTCGGGACGCCGTCATACGTCGTTCGTCTCGTGCGATGTGATGCCGGAGATCGATGACGATGTCGAGGTCGATATCCGGACGGAGGATCTGAAGGTCGACACGTACCGTGCCTCCGGGGCGGGCGGTCAGCACATTAATACGACGGATTCGGCAGTACGCATTACGCATATGCCGACCGGCGTCGTCGTAAGCTGCCAGACAGAGCGTTCCCAGATTAAGAACCGTGAACGGGCGATGAAGATGCTCCGCTCGAAGCTGTATGAGCTCAAGATCGAGGAGCAGAAGAAGAATCTCGCGGAAATTCGCGGCGAGGTGTCGGACATTGCATGGGGCAGCCAAATTCGCTCCTACGTCTTCCACCCTTACAGCATGGTGAAGGATCACCGGACCCAGACCGAGACAGGCAACGTCGGTGCGGTCATGGACGGCGATCTCGACATGTTCATTGACGCTTACTTGCGTCAGCAAATTACGAAGCCTTCGAGCGAGAGCTAG